AGCTGTGTCAGACAAAGCTAGTTTAGCTAAAATCCTAAAATTGTTCATGGTCTGTACATGGCAACTAACTACTGCATTCCAGACAACCCAACTTTGTTACGGTCAGCCaagttttttgttaactttttgCATGGTGCACCTTAAAAGATTGGAGGTCAGAAGTTGGAAATTTCAACCAGGATATTACGACCTCCAACAGTGATTGGAACGTAGCATAAGTCCCTGAAAGCGAAGCAATTCAACAACATTACTGACATTTCAGAAGCCCTGTTTTAAAGCTATATTTATCATTAAATGTTATATCTGTGGATACTTATTCCACTTTCAGTCAAATTCAGTCTTTCAAATGCAGCGTCTCATCAAATGAAACACTTGTCACTTGTCTGGTGCATTATTTTACACAGATTTCTATGGGAGTGAATTTTGCATATCTGTGATGATGTTCCTAAAGGGAGGACCCAACAGTGCTGCAAAAGTTTAGCAGAACTCCAATAAATATCCATACATTGGCTACCAAGACTTTCTGGGGTATTAACCGGCCAGCAAAGGGCTAATATAAAATGACATGTCTTTCCCAAAGCATGCGCCATTTAATCTGTAATGATTCCCCAGACTGTGAGCAGATTGAGTGGAAATGAGCCATCTCGTGCCCCTGCAGGCCTCCACATTGCTGCTTTCTCCTCTGTAGTGGTCTGCCTGGGTGGCCCTGCCTTACAACTGAGGGCACTCAGCTTCCTAAAATGGCATGTTCTGTAATAGGTGGTACTGCAGCAGGCTCACAGctgggatgaaaaaaaaaaaaaaacatgccatGCCCGCTCCCTCAGAACCCGGCTTAGAATGAAACATCTGTGCATCTGCAACATGTTCTCATGCCTGTATTCATTCGCTAAGAGGAGATCTGACAAAGACATAAGATTGTTGGTagatttttgatgaataaaGTAAAAGTTGGGCTGCATAATCAATCCAAATATTATCAGAATTGCAATAGAAGCtacaatattttttgacaaaggtcaaatgtgtgacaaagcaGCGTCATAATGTAGctctgcagagatgtcctggccttcaaatcttgttctccagttGCAAGACAACATGTTTGTTCAATACACAGCCcagcaaatgtcacatcatcaggattttaatagtttaaagGAAAATTGTGATAACAATAATCATATCCCAAtttgcaatatctgtcaaaatcaTCACATATCGTGCAGCCCAAATTAAAACCATTAGGAGAAAATAAAGGCTGATTTGTTCTTCAGTTTAATAAAGAGTTAGGTATCTAGTTTATTCAGCTCACTCATAAAATGACAGCAATAatatgatgtaaaataaaaaacacagcaaaatacttAATAAGGCAAAAAAATAGATGCATgtcataatgtaaaaaaaaaaaacctgctgcaagaagaaaaataagtgACTATCAATGGGAGGTGAACGTTGATTGTCCTTTGTCAAGTGGCTTCTCATCATTGCGATATACAGACTTTGGCTCCACagtcctctgttctctctgctcTTGCTCCTCTTTCTATCCTGACTAGAGATATTTCAGTTATATTTCATTATAATTTCCATCCcacataaatacaataaataacgAATGACCCAGAGTAGCTGCTTGCTCAATCGCTCAAACCTGGATTCAGCTCCTAGTCTGTCTTGTTCCCTTCTTTTCTACTTTAGGCTGTTCAGTCTTTGATCAACTTCACATCTCTACTGACCGTGTCTGGGAGACTGGCAGGAAGTCCCGCTAATACTGACATTAAAATTATAGATGCACTGATAGCATGTACTCATATTTGCTTTTACTGAACAACATAAACTTCGATCATTAGTTACAGGTCACTGGTCCAAAAGTAAcatgctttatttattaatctttGTGTGTATATTGTTTGAATTCCTTGTTTTAGACTTTTAATGGCCGAATATCTGATACCAGTGCATCCCAAAGAGGACACTCATACAACACACAAACCAAggtttacttttctttcttgtcaAATAGGATTATTTTAGTTTAGAGATGATTTAAGGACCTGATTTCCATACAAAAGAAGACTTAGATCTTTATCCCTCGCCTTCGACTGGCTAAAATTCTTTGGAGCCATTATGTCAGTCCTTATCTGCTGGGTTGACTTTGAGactgatattttactttatttctctcCCTTCTCATCCATCTACCAGCTGAACAGTTTCATGAAGTTTTGGAAGCCGTCCTCTCCGAAGAAGTCGAAGGAGCCCTGGGACGTGCCGAGGTGGATGAGCAGGAGGACGAGCAGGACGACAGCCAGAAGTGGGATGAGGAGGTTCCAGCCGGCTGCCAGGATGTTGTACCACTTGGCCTTGTCTGAACACTCCTGGGCCAGCTGCAGGTTTCCCTGAGTCTTCTGGTCCCTGGcctacacagacacatacaaacacactctcatTTTAGCACATGGTTTCAAGACTGTTTCAAGACATAAAAGTTTTGTCTTTAGTTGATTCATGTACATAAAGAATCGAAATGCTTGACTGATGTCTACGCCGATGTATACTGTAAATAGTGAGAGGAGAAGGACAACAAAGGCATATCATAATGTTCAGGCGTGTTTTTGTTTACAACCAGATCATGGCTGCTTGTCTAATTATTCCCAGTTTTTCCACACAGAGCGCAGATTCAAGTTTCTGCAAGGGCGGAGTGATATGAAATCCTTGAACTGCTTTTTGGAACAGACCAGCCTGAGTCTTTCCCCAGCACTCTCTAATTTCCCATGAGTACTTGCCCATTAGGAGGATGCCAATTACGCCATTTTTAACTCCTCAGACGAGCAGCCAGTCACTGTCTCTAATTTGAGTGCTGAGCCAGTTCTGGGCCTGTGATTCAGAGCTGCGCCCTATGCAGACATatgaaagatttttaaaaaaagacttaaataaAGGGTGTGCACACCCTTTCGTGGTCAGTTTTTCAGAAATCTTTTTGTTCAGGTGGATACACAGTTGGTTCCGGTCTCGCTTTGCACATCTAAGTTTCAGAGATCTTTGAATCGTCTTTTAACGagaaaagcttttgttttggtttacaTTCCTGTTTCTCCACAGCTCCATTCCTGTGGTACAGGGCACACCGACTTTCTTATGCATGTGCCATCTGACCAGGGGCAATAATAAGTCCATACACTGTGTGATTATATAGATTTTAGCCGTTTTAGGACAAAGTTAAGATTTTCCTCACCCTTGCATCACTCTACCTGTTGTGCAAGTCTGGCACACAATGCCAAATTCTCATTTACCTTGGCAGAGAAGTAATGACTAAGTCATTCTTGTCCTTTTATAAAAGTTATATTATATTCCTCAATTCCCAGTGTGGCATATGTCACAACATGCCCATTGTTTTAAAGCTTTCTTTGCCAGCTCGGCCCACCTTTTGTCTATTTCTGCATTATGTAAGGCTTTGAATCATCAGAGAGGTATTATTGCTGCAGACTATGTTGCACCAGACTGCCACTTTTAAAATCTATCACTCCTCTTTTCTCACCAAGTACACTCCAGTGTTTCTACCTTTGGTGTGTTCAAAAATAATAATCCcttaaaacatttctgatttaGAACAAACCGATTTAGAAAGACttttaaaagaagttcataTACCAATGTCAAACAAAACCATTTTCAGATGGCAGTGAACAATGGCTTGGCCCTTGTGTTATTGGACTGAACGGAATGCTTCAGTCATTGCCTGGTTATCTTAGCTGAAACATAAAACCGTCTTCGAACAAACAAATCTTCTTACTTTTGACACCTTAGTTAATTTCTTGGGTGTTAAATGCTTCATGAAAAActcaaaaagaaagagagcacaTGATCTCACCTTGATGGAGTAGATGAGAGCCATGAATCCCAGGCAGCAGAAGTTAACGTACAAGGTGTTGCACAGCGACCAGACGAGATAGTCCCGGGGAGGATTCTTGCCAGCGTTGCCCATGTTCACCACAGTGGATCCAGCCGGCTTACGGGCAGACTTACAGTTGGTAAGCGGGGTGCAGTCTGAGGGGAAGTTGTATGAATGGTTGTCCATGGTTAAAATTTAGACAGGAGAACTAGCTAGCCTTCAAATGCCTGTGCACGATCCCTCTCCTTTGGAAAGTAGTGCCCCCCCTGTGCGAGAGGCTTATAAAGGCCAATGAAGAGGGAGGTGACAGGGAGAGGACGCATGGGCAGGGTCCTTTCATATACAGCAGGTCTGTCATTATGTGGTCAAGCCCGAGAGACTGAAatagagatacagagagacagaaagctgTATGAGAGAGAAGACGAGAAAGAGACAGCAAACAGATGCATAGGACGGTGCAGTCTCTTCCACCAAAGTACCCATCACCTCAGCTTTCAGAGTTCGTAGCGGTAGGTGGTTGAGTTGGCCGATGGTAGCAGAGGACAGTCGAGACGGGGTTGTGCTGTTCAAAAACCTTGAAGGTACTGAGGAGGAGTTCAACAAGTGCTGTCTGCCAGAGGCCTTGAGGGACGAGTTTGTGATGTGGCTTCTTAGGGAGGGGGTGCAAAAAGGTCATAGGTTTTGATGTCCGCAGTTACAAGACCTAAAAGTTCTAGCTAAGATCACCCAGCCtgaatagtttttgtttaaactgAAGTTAATTTCTTGAAATTATTGTTATGACGTTAATGTTGactgcacaatgtaatggctacAGAATAATGACAACATCAGTGTTTAGATTGGTGCCCTATAAACCTTGGTTTCACGATGCTATTTTGTTTGCCACCAGGGACGAAATCTCCCTGGAAAATGCAGACTGAGTGGCGATCCAGTCAGTAGGGTTAGTAGTAGACAcattgggctctgggaaacaaTAAtaagaggcttttttttttgttctattttctgacattttattgacaaaatgaCCTAAAAGGTGTCATTGATAACATTTATCCACTAAATATGGCATTCCATCTCTCCTCTTTCATCGCATTCACATGACAACACCGCTGGTTTtcaaatcatctgccccctcaagaGGTTGCCAGTTTGGGCAGATGGCAAATGTCGCAACGCTAGCAAATGTAAATactgctaacgctagctaaaattaaagctgctaacgctagctagctaaccttAGGGTAGCACAGTAGAACTCAGCCATTGTTGCAGCGaccaagactgttgatcactgatgaaacacaaataccacgtgataccaacaGCGTTATTGGTTGACAAACCTTggtagaagctggaaccaaccatCAGATTTCTGACACAGACGtagacaaaacaatcattttttgcaataagaaacattttaaattactgatttacaataataatactGTCTTTAAGGATGAAAAGATGTTacaatatgacctttaaggattaataataaaaagatgaattacaaatgaaaataatcattaatgaGCACTTGGCAGAATCTATGTGGTTataaataacagaaatgtagatgaaaaatatttaatttagaGGGTTaagttgcagaaaataaaatatctcaagtctttctctctgcagggcAGGATTTGCTCAgcattatatttttacatgctTCAAATTCATTCAGTTACTCACACTGGAGTTTCCAAGTGGAACCACAGTTTGCTGTTGGTGGCCACTGAGTATCCCCACTGCAGTAAATAGGGTTTAGTGCCTCGTGAAAGGGGACAAAAAGAATTACTCATATTCTTGCAGATTTTCATGCCAGCACAGTGGGGACTGAGTGGGCAAGATGTGGACACAAACCTGGTCTTCTGACTGGATTATTCCATTCTAACACAGAGAAGACATTCACGTTAACATGAAAATCCAGGATGGTAAGGACTTTAGGGAAGTTTTATGTTACATTTGGGATTTAAAATCCAAAGGACATAACAGGATAAATCTCAAAGGTGTGGCAGATCAATTattctttaattaaaagaaataaaacatttgaaaaacacattatggaCAAGTAACTGAATCATCTGAAGTCTAAAATGAGCATTGGTACAATATAGTTTGAACCActcaaatgtttaaatatggaACAACAACCCCCTCTGCTGGCCACTAACAGAAGTGTGAATATGGCAGACAGTATCATCAGCATCAATGATGGTGATCTTTAtcgcagattttttttccctcctcattGCCATGCTCAGAGTGCATGTAGGCAGCAACACTGGGTATTGCAAACTGATGAGCTGTACTGCCCTTAATCGCTTGTCCTGGATCAAGAGGCATTGATTGTAGGTCTGAGGTTGATTCCGGGGGATATTTATTAAGATGTGGAGAGAGTTGGTGAGCCACATTGTGGCCTGCAGCTCCTCATGGCCATGTTATTGGAAAACTTTAAGTAGAGCATTTAGTGCAAAAGGTAGAGGCCTACTTGAGATTGTCCAACTACTTCCTGATTCTGCATCTGATGCCATTTTGTGCCCACCCTCATTTAATTTGATGTTTGGTTAATCTATGTCAGCAACCAAAGGAGTGCCACATACAAAATTCTCTTCTTGacactctttttctctctcttgcccAGATTATTGTACTGCTTCCTTCTGTCAGTTACCGTCATATGGGTACTTAAAACGGCATTGTATTGGTGTCTCTACAAAAAAGTAATATTAAATGTGTAAATTCTTTTTCATCGAGGAATATGTCCGAGCAAGAGTAATAATGCCATGCTGCGGAGGCAattatagttattttttaagtttagtAAAAATAACATTCTTTAGAATACTGTAGTGGCAAAGTTGACATTACCCACCTCTAAGACCAGCTCTACCCTGGTGTGCCCACATGGCCCAGGGAACCCAGGATCTCCCCTTTCACCTTTAGGACCAGGAGGACCTGACAATGCATCTAGCTCAATAAACAGTGAAATTCACAGTATGTTACTGTGTGCACAACAAATTACTGTATGAAATGTATAGTAGAATATTgtacaatcaatcaaaaaatacaGCAATCAAAGACTTACCTGGGCGTTACTGTAGCCAGTAGAAGCCATCAGGCAGAGgatgcagaaaaacagaaatatcctcATCTTCTGAGTGCAGAGctggaatatatatatatatatatatatatatatatatatatatatatatatatatatatatatatatatatgaaatatagCTTTCTTACTTTCACTTCACATCTCCAGTAGTTCCCCACCTTGTTAATGAAATTTCCAATGCAAGTATTTACAGATAGTGAATTTGCAGATAATCAAAACAATTATATAAACAGCACTAGTATAGGGAGGTGCAGCTAAAtttgataattattttcttttctcaagttataagtgaaataaaatgtcttaatagcagaacaaaaacaaatcactgtATAAACCTTTAGTGGTCTGCGGTGTGTTGCTTCTCCACTTGTTCAGAAGAAAAATGACTGAGATTTTAGGTAGAACTTGTGTATGAGGGGTTTGGTTCAGAGTAAACAACACATGCAAAGGCTCACTTGGGATCTGACTTAGCCATGAAGATCATCTGAGTCAAAAAAAACCTTGctctttattattataaac
This sequence is a window from Pagrus major chromosome 8, Pma_NU_1.0. Protein-coding genes within it:
- the LOC141000587 gene encoding interferon-induced transmembrane protein 5-like, which codes for MDNHSYNFPSDCTPLTNCKSARKPAGSTVVNMGNAGKNPPRDYLVWSLCNTLYVNFCCLGFMALIYSIKARDQKTQGNLQLAQECSDKAKWYNILAAGWNLLIPLLAVVLLVLLLIHLGTSQGSFDFFGEDGFQNFMKLFSW